In Puntigrus tetrazona isolate hp1 chromosome 18, ASM1883169v1, whole genome shotgun sequence, one genomic interval encodes:
- the LOC122322932 gene encoding extracellular calcium-sensing receptor-like: protein MWLTLCISLYLSLNCISAASDFKSGICLIQGHFNLNGMYKEGDFILGGLFEVHFFTVFPELSFRAEPESPYCEIFNMEGFQHAQTMAFAIDEINKNPNLLPNITLGYHLYDNCVMLGMAFRAAISLATGTEQSFSILNCTGPPPVIGIVGDASSTPSIAISSVLGLFRVPIVSHYATCSCLSDRKKYPSFFRTIPSDAFQVRAMIQILRHFGWTWVGLLYSDDDYGVYAAQLFQQEMQLFGYCVSFSEILPHDNNLRDIRRTMEVIQASTARVVIVFAPSSFFIPLMEEVVLQNMTGRQWIASEAWATSVESHTPRFLPFLRGTLGIAIRRGEIQRLHDFLLHVHPSSDPRNNMLRIFWENMFECSFETGAKETDGEQVKKVCTGQEDLVITNTPYTDVSGLRASYNVYKAVYALAHALHDLMQCEEGRGPFSGNRCADIKNLKPWQMVHYLQKVNFTTDFGDHVSFDKNGDALAIYDVLNWHPNSDESINIYTVGVINEVTETGMVLKLDENAIYWNFQDKKPPRSVCSESCPPGTRQATRKGFPVCCFDCLPCGDGEISNTTDAVECIVCPDEFWSNMDKDKCVPKDVEFLSYEDPLGISLTTVSLLGTCFCALVLVVFAHHHNTPIVRANNSELSFLLLVSLKLCFLCVLLFIGQPQLWTCQLRHAVFGISFVLCISSILVKTMVVIAVFKSSRPEGKGAMKWFGATQQRCTVLVLTALQVVICTVWLSTASPTPHKNNQYIRSKIVYECAIGSVTGFSMLLGYIGLLAAVSFLLAFLARNLPDNFNEAKFITFSMIIFCAVWIAFVPAYVSSPGKYSVAVEIFAILASSFGLLVAIFAPKCYIILLHPERNTKNAIMGRETHKK from the exons ATTTAACATGGAAGGTTTCCAGCATGCACAGACCATGGCTTTTGCAATAGATGAGATCAATAAGAATCCAAACTTGCTGCCTAACATCACTCTTGGTTACCATCTTTATGACAACTGTGTGATGCTAGGAATGGCGTTCCGGGCTGCCATTTCTCTGGCTACTGGAACCGAGCAGTCCTTCTCCATCCTAAACTGCACTGGTCCTCCTCCAGTGATTGGAATCGTTGGTGATGCAAGTTCAACTCCTTCCATCGCGATTTCCAGTGTTCTGGGGCTGTTTCGAGTACCTATA GTTAGTCACTATGCCACCTGCTCCTGTTTGAGTGACAGGAAAAAGTACCCCTCTTTCTTCAGAACAATCCCTAGTGATGCCTTCCAAGTACGGGCCATGATTCagattttaagacattttggaTGGACCTGGGTTGGTCTGCTCTACAGTGATGATGACTACGGTGTCTATGCTGCTCAGTTATTTCAGCAAGAAATGCAGCTGTTTGGatattgtgtttctttttctgaaatccTGCCACATGATAACAACCTCAGAGATATTCGGCGTACAATGGAAGTGATTCAGGCTTCTACAGCTAGAGTAGTGATTGTTTTTGCCCCTTCATCTTTTTTCATACCTTTGATGGAGGAGGTGGTTTTGCAGAACATGACAGGCAGGCAGTGGATTGCGAGTGAAGCTTGGGCCACCTCTGTCGAATCTCATACTCCACGTTTCCTGCCTTTTCTGAGGGGAACACTGGGCATTGCTATAAGGCGTGGGGAGATCCAGAGGCTTCATGACTTTTTGTTACATGTTCACCCCAGCAGTGACCCAAGAAATAATATGTTAAGAATCTTCTGGGAGAACATGTTTGAGTGCAGTTTTGAAACTGGGGCTAAAGAGACAGATGGAGAGCAAgtaaaaaaagtgtgcacagGACAGGAAGATCTGGTCATCACAAACACACCATACACTGATGTGTCAGGATTGAGGGCTTCATATAATGTCTACAAGGCAGTTTATGCACTAGCACATGCACTTCATGACCTGATGCAGTGTGAGGAGGGGAGAGGACCATTCAGTGGGAACAGATGTGCTGATATTAAAAACCTGAAACCCTGGCAG ATGGTTCACTACCTCCAGAAAGTAAACTTCACCACAGACTTTGGGGATCATGTGTCATTTGATAAAAATGGAGATGCTCTGGCCATCTATGATGTGCTGAACTGGCACCCGAACTCTGATGAATCAATAAATATCTACACGGTCGGGGTAATAAATGAAGTGACAGAAACAGGGATGGTGCTTAAACTGGATGAGAATGCAATATATTGGAATTTTCAGGACAAAAAA CCCCCACGATCTGTGTGCAGTGAGAGCTGCCCCCCAGGCACTAGACAAGCCACACGGAAAGGTTTTCCTGTCTGCTGTTTTGACTGCCTGCCATGTGGAGATGGAGAGATTTCTAATACTACAG ATGCTGTTGAATGTATAGTGTGTCCAGATGAGTTCTGGTCAAATATGGATAAAGATAAGTGTGTCCCCAAAGATGTAGAGTTTCTATCCTATGAGGATCCTCTGGGCATCTCTCTGACCACTGTTTCTCTGCTTGGCACCTGTTTCTGTGCTCTTGTTTTGGTGGTCTTTGCACATCACCATAACACTCCTATAGTACGAGCCAACAATTCAGAGCTCAGCTTCCTGCTGCTGGTGTCActtaaactgtgttttctgtgtgttctGCTGTTCATTGGCCAGCCACAATTATGGACGTGTCAGTTAAGACATGCTGTGTTTGGTATAAGCTTTGTCCTGTGCATCTCCAGCATCCTGGTCAAGACTATGGTAGTAATAGCTGTGTTCAAGTCCTCTCGACCAGAGGGTAAAGGAGCAATGAAATGGTTTGGAGCAACTCAACAAAGATGCACAGTTCTGGTCCTAACAGCACTTCAGGTTGTGATATGTACAGTCTGGCTATCAACTGCCTCTCCAACACCACATAAAAACAACCAGTATATCCGCTCTAAAATAGTATATGAATGTGCTATAGGATCAGTGACTGGTTTTTCCATGTTACTCGGCTATATTGGTCTTTTAGCAGCAGTAAGTTTCCTGTTAGCCTTCCTGGCGAGAAATCTTCCAGataattttaatgaagcaaAGTTCATTACTTTTAGTATGATAATCTTCTGTGCTGTGTGGATTGCGTTTGTTCCAGCATATGTGAGTTCTCCAGGGAAATATTCAGTGGCTGTGgagatatttgccattttagctTCTAGTTTTGGGTTACTGGTGGCCATATTTGCCCCAAAGTGCTACATCATCCTTTTACATCCAGAGAGAAACACTAAAAATGCCATCATGGGAAGAGAAACACATAAGAAATAG
- the LOC122322990 gene encoding extracellular calcium-sensing receptor-like, giving the protein MGITLNISVSCLYLSFNFISAASILRSGTCQLQGHFRLNGMYQDGDVIFGGLFEVDFLAVFPDLSFRKEPEPPYCEQFDMESFQQAQTMAFAIDEINKNPNLLPNITLGYHLYDNCVMLGMAFRAAISLASGTKESFSNINCTGPPPVIGIVGDSSSTVSIAISSILGLFRVPIVSHYATCSCLSNRKKYPSFFRTIPSDAFQVRAMVQILKYFGWTWIGLIYSDDDYGIDAAQSFQQEMKLFGGCVAFSEILPHDNNLRDIQHITGVIQASTASVIVVFSTPSFLIPLIDELVLQNMTGRQWIASEAWATSFVHHSPRLLPFLKGTIGIAIRRGEIQGLHDFLLRIRPSNDPKNNMLRIFWENMFRCSFETRGRETDGEQVKKVCTGQEDLSITDTPYTDDSELRASYNVYKAVYALAHALHDLMQCEEGRGPFSGNGCADITNLKPWQLVHYLQKVNFTTGFGDHVSFDKNGDALPIYDVLNWQPSSDGLIRVQTVGVVTEEVTTGMVLRLNDDALYWNFEPKKPPRSVCSESCPPGTRRATRKGFPVCCFDCLPCGDGEISNITDAVECTTCPDEFWSNPYKDRCVPKEVEFLSYEDPLGISLTTASLLGACFCGLVMIVFAHHRNTPIVRANNSELSFLLLVSLKLCFLCVLLFIGQPQLWTCQLRHAVFGISFVLCISSILVKTMVVIAVFKSSRPEGKGAMKWFGAAQQRCTVLVLTALQVVICAVWLSNASPTPHKNSQYTRSKIVYECAIGSVAGFSLLLAYIGLLAAVSFLLAFLARNLPDNFNEAKFITFSMLIFCAVWIAFVPAYVSSPGKYAVAVEIFAILASSFGLLVAIFAPKCYIILLRPERNTKKAIMGRELQKK; this is encoded by the exons ATGGGGATCACTCTGAACATATCTGTATCATGTCTGTATCTGTCTTTCAACTTTATTTCAGCAGCTTCAATACTCAGATCAGGAACCTGTCAGCTACAGGGACACTTCAGGTTGAATGGAATGTACCAGGATGGTGATGTTATATTTGGAGGCCTGTTTGAGGTTGATTTCCTTGCAGTGTTCCCAGATCTGAGCTTCAGAAAAGAGCCTGAACCACCATACTGTGAGCA gtTTGACATGGAAAGCTTCCAGCAGGCACAGACCATGGCTTTCGCAATCGATGAGATCAATAAGAATCCAAACCTACTGCCTAATATCACTCTTGGTTACCATCTTTATGACAACTGTGTGATGCTAGGAATGGCATTCCGGGCTGCTATATCTCTGGCTAGTGGAACAAAGGAGTCCTTTTCTAACATCAACTGCACTGGCCCTCCTCCAGTGATTGGGATTGTGGGAGATTCAAGTTCAACTGTTTCCATTGCAATTTCAAGCATTCTGGGACTTTTTCGAGTACCTAta GTTAGTCACTACGCCACCTGCTCCTGTTTGAGTAACAGGAAAAAGTACCCCTCTTTCTTCAGAACAATCCCCAGTGATGCCTTCCAGGTCCGGGCTATGGTTcagatcttaaaatattttggatggaCTTGGATTGGTCTTATCTATAGTGATGATGACTATGGCATTGATGCTGCTCAGTCATTTCAGCAGGAAATGAAGCTGTTTGGAGGTTGTGTTGCGTTTTCTGAAATCCTGCCCCATGATAACAACCTCAGAGATATTCAACATATAACAGGAGTGATTCAGGCCTCTACTGCTAGTGTAATAGTTGTTTTTTCCACTCCATCCTTTTTGATACCTTTAATAGACGAGTTGGTGCTGCAGAACATGACAGGTAGGCAGTGGATTGCGAGTGAAGCTTGGGCCACATCTTTTGTACACCACTCTCCACGTTTACTGCCCTTCCTGAAGGGCACAATAGGCATCGCTATTAGGCGTGGAGAAATCCAGGGTCTTCATGATTTTCTTTTACGTATTCGCCCCAGCAATGAtccaaaaaataatatgttgagGATCTTTTGGGAAAACATGTTCAGATGCAGTTTTGAAACTAGAGGTAGAGAAACAGATGGAGAGCAAGTGAAAAAGGTGTGTACAGGACAGGAGGACCTGAGTATCACAGACACACCATACACTGATGATTCAGAGTTAAGGGCCTCTTATAATGTCTACAAGGCAGTTTATGCACTGGCACATGCCCTTCATGACTTAATGCAGTGTGAAGAGGGAAGAGGACCATTCAGTGGAAATGGCTGTGCTGACATAACAAACTTGAAACCCTGGCAG CTGGTTCACTACCTACAGAAGGTGAACTTCACCACAGGTTTTGGGGATCATGTGTCATTTGATAAGAATGGAGATGCTCTGCCCATCTATGATGTATTGAACTGGCAGCCGAGCTCTGATGGATTGATAAGGGTTCAAACAGTTGGTGTAGTAACTGAAGAGGTGACAACGGGGATGGTGCTCAGGCTGAATGATGATGCACTATATTGGAACTTTGAGCCAAAAAAA CCCCCAAGGTCAGTATGCAGTGAAAGTTGCCCCCCAGGTACTAGGCGAGCCACAAGAAAAGGCTTTCCTGTCTGCTGTTTTGACTGTCTGCCATGTGGAGATGGAGAGATTTCTAATATAACAG ATGCTGTTGAGTGCACTACATGTCCAGATGAGTTCTGGTCAAATCCATATAAAGATCGGTGTGTCCCCAAAGAAGTAGAGTTTCTGTCCTATGAGGATCCTCTGGGCATCTCTCTGACCACTGCTTCCCTGCTTGGAGCCTGCTTCTGTGGTCTTGTGATGATCGTCTTCGCTCACCACCGTAACACTCCTATAGTACGAGCAAACAATTCAGAGCTCAGCTTCCTGCTGCTGGTGTCACTCAAACTGTGTTTCCTGTGTGTGCTGCTGTTCATTGGCCAGCCACAGTTATGGACGTGTCAGTTAAGACATGCTGTGTTTGGTATAAGCTTTGTCCTGTGCATCTCCAGCATCCTGGTCAAGACTATGGTAGTAATAGCTGTGTTCAAGTCATCTCGACCAGAGGGTAAAGGAGCAATGAAATGGTTTGGAGCAGCTCAACAAAGATGCACAGTTCTGGTCCTAACAGCACTTCAGGTTGTGATATGTGCAGTCTGGCTATCAAATGCATCTCCAACACCACATAAAAACAGCCAGTATACTCGCTCTAAAATAGTATATGAATGTGCTATAGGATCAGTTGCTGGTTTTTCTTTGCTGCTGGCATATATTGGACTGTTGGCAGCAGTAAGCTTCCTGTTAGCCTTCCTGGCAAGAAATCTTCCAGataattttaatgaagcaaAGTTCATCACTTTTAGTATGTTGATCTTCTGTGCTGTGTGGATTGCATTTGTTCCAGCATATGTGAGTTCACCAGGGAAATATGCAGTGGCTGTGGAGATTTTTGCCATTCTAGCATCTAGTTTTGGATTACTGGTGGCCATATTTGCCCCAAAATGTTACATCATCCTTTTACGTCCAGAGAGAAACACGAAAAAAGCCATCATGGGAAGAGAATTACAAAAGaaatag
- the LOC122362598 gene encoding extracellular calcium-sensing receptor-like translates to MWITLYISLYLFFSCISATSVLTSDTCQLQGRFQLNSVYQDGDIILGGLFQVHFFTVFPDLSFRTEPEPPYCEKFDMESFQQAQTMAFAINEINKNPNLLPNITLGYHLYDNCVRLGMAFRAAISLVSGTEKSFSNLNCTGPPPVVGIVGDPSSTPSIAISSVLGLFRVPIVSYYATCSCLSNRKKYPSFFRTIPSDAFQVRAMVQILRHFGWTWVGLIYSDDDYGVYAAQSFQQEMQLFGHCIAFSEILPHDNNPRDIHRIIRMIQASTARVVVVFSTSSFLLPLMDEVVSQNITGRQWIASEAWATAPVYHTPRLLPFLGGTLGIAVRRGEIQGLHDFLLRIRPSSEPRNNMLRIFWENMFRCSYETVKEGEQIRKVCTGQEDLSTTNTPYTDVSGLRAPYNVYKAVYALAHALHDLMQCKEGRGPFSGNSCADITNLKPWQLVHYLQKVNFTTGFGDHVSFDKNGDALPIYDVLNWQPSSDGSIRIYTVGVVTEGAKTGMMLRLDEDAIYWNFETKKAPRSVCSESCPLGTRRATRKGLPVCCFDCLPCGDGEISNTTDAIECTVCPDDFWSNSDNDQCVPKEIEFLSYEDPLGISLTTASLLGTCVCALVMIIFALHRNTPIVRANNSELSFLLLVSLKLCFLCVLLFIGQPQLWTCQLRHAVFGISFVLCISSILVKTMVVIAVFKSSRPEGKGAMKWFGAVQQRCTVLVLTALQVVICAVWLSTASPTPHKNSQYTRSKIVYECAIGSVAGFSMLLGYIGLLAAVSFLLAFLARNLPDNFNEAKFITFSMLIFCAVWIAFVPAYVSSPGKYAVAVEIFAILASSFGLLVAIFAPKCYIILLHPERNTKNAIMGRETQNK, encoded by the exons ATGTGGATCACACTGTATATTTCTCTATACCTGTTCTTTAGCTGTATTTCTGCAACTTCAGTACTCACATCAGACACATGTCAGCTCCAGGGGCGCTTTCAATTGAACAGTGTGTACCAGGATGGGGACATTATTCTTGGAGGCCTGTTTCAGGTTCATTTCTTCACAGTTTTTCCAGATCTGAGCTTCAGAACAGAACCAGAACCACCATACTGTGAAAA gtttGATATGGAAAGTTTCCAGCAGGCACAGACCATGGCTTTCGCAATAAATGAGATCAATAAGAATCCAAACCTGCTGCCTAACATCACTCTTGGTTACCATCTTTATGACAACTGTGTGAGACTTGGAATGGCATTCCGGGCTGCTATATCTCTAGTTAGTGGGACTGAAAAGTCTTTCTCTAACCTTAACTGCACTGGCCCTCCTCCAGTGGTCGGTATTGTTGGGGATCCAAGTTCAACTCCTTCCATCGCTATTTCCAGTGTTCTGGGGCTGTTCCGAGTACCTATA GTTAGTTACTATGCCACCTGCTCCTGTTTGAGTAACAGGAAAAAGTACCCCTCTTTCTTCAGAACAATCCCCAGTGATGCCTTCCAGGTCCGGGCTATGGTTCAGATCTTGAGACATTTTGGATGGACCTGGGTTGGTCTTATATACAGTGATGATGATTATGGTGTTTACGCAGCTCAGTCCTTCCAGCAAGAAATGCAGCTGTTTGGACATTGTATTGCTTTTTCTGAAATCCTACCCCATGATAACAACCCTAGAGATATTCACAGAATAATAAGAATGATTCAGGCCTCTACTGCTAGAGTGGTGGTTGTTTTTTCCACTTCATCTTTTTTGTTGCCTTTAATGGATGAAGTGGTGTCACAGAACATAACAGGCAGACAGTGGATTGCTAGTGAAGCTTGGGCTACTGCACCTGTATACCACACTCCACGTTTACTACCCTTCCTGGGAGGCACACTGGGCATTGCCGTTAGACGTGGTGAGATCCAGGGTCTTCATGACTTTTTGCTACGTATTCGTCCCAGCAGCGAACCAAGAAATAATATGTTGAGGATCTTCTGGGAAAATATGTTTAGGTGTAGTTATGAAACTGTGAAAGAGGGAGAGCAAATTAGAAAGGTGTGTACAGGACAGGAAGATCTGAGCACAACAAACACACCATACACGGATGTTTCTGGTTTGAGAGCACCCTACAATGTCTATAAGGCTGTTTATGCACTGGCACATGCACTTCATGACCTGATGCAGTGTAAGGAGGGGAGAGGGCCATTCAGTGGGAACAGTTGTGCTGATATAACCAACCTGAAACCCTGGCAG CTGGTTCACTACCTACAGAAAGTGAACTTCACCACAGGATTTGGGGATCACGTGTCATTTGATAAGAATGGAGATGCTCTGCCCATCTATGATGTATTGAACTGGCAGCCGAGCTCTGATGGGTCAATAAGGATCTACACAGTTGGTGTAGTAACTGAAGGAGCGAAAACAGGGATGATGCTCAGACTGGATGAGGATGCAATATATTGGAACTttgagacaaaaaaa GCCCCACGGTCTGTGTGTAGTGAGAGCTGCCCCCTAGGAACCAGACGAGCTACACGCAAGGGTCTTCCTGTCTGCTGCTTTGACTGCCTGCCATGTGGAGATGGAGAGATTTCTAATACTAcag ATGCTATTGAATGCACAGTGTGTCCAGATGACTTTTGGTCCAATTCAGACAATGATCAGTGTGTACCCAAAGAAATAGAGTTTCTATCCTATGAGGATCCACTGGGCATCTCTCTGACCACTGCTTCTCTGCTCGGCACTTGTGTCTGTGCTCTTGTGATGATCATCTTTGCTCTTCACCGTAACACTCCTATAGTACGAGCCAACAATTCAGAGCTCAGCTTCCTGCTGCTGGTGTCActtaaactgtgttttctgtgtgtgctgCTGTTCATTGGCCAGCCACAGTTATGGACATGTCAGTTAAGACATGCTGTGTTTGGTATAAGTTTTGTCCTGTGCATCTCCAGCATCCTGGTCAAGACTATGGTAGTAATAGCTGTGTTCAAGTCATCTCGACCAGAGGGTAAAGGAGCAATGAAATGGTTTGGAGCAGTTCAACAGAGATGCACAGTTCTGGTCCTAACAGCACTTCAGGTTGTGATATGTGCAGTCTGGCTATCAACTGCCTCTCCAACACCACATAAAAACAGCCAGTATACTCGCTCTAAAATAGTATATGAATGTGCTATAGGATCAGTGGCTGGTTTTTCTATGCTCCTCGGATACATTGGACTCTTGGCAGCAGTAAGCTTCCTGTTAGCCTTTCTTGCAAGAAATCTTCCAGataattttaatgaagcaaAGTTCATCACTTTTAGTATGTTGATCTTCTGTGCTGTATGGATTGCATTTGTTCCAGCATATGTGAGTTCTCCAGGGAAATATGCAGTGGCTGTGgagatatttgccattttagctTCTAGTTTTGGATTACTGGTGGCCATATTTGCCCCAAAGTGCTACATCATCCTTTTACAtccagagagaaacacaaaaaatgccATCATGggaagagaaacacaaaataaatag